One Psychrosphaera aestuarii DNA window includes the following coding sequences:
- the nth gene encoding endonuclease III, translating into MNKEKRHQILTRLRDENPNPTTELEFTTPFELLIAVLLSAQATDVSVNKATRKLYPVANTPQAILDLGVDGLKEYIKTIGLFNSKAENTIKTCQMLVDLHDSQVPEDRAALEALPGVGRKTANVVLNTAFGWLKDNEGRYFLAVDTHIQRLANRTGYAKGKTVEQTEQAIIKNTPNKTEFMFNLHHWFILHGRYICTARKPKCGACIIEDLCEFKDKVE; encoded by the coding sequence ATGAATAAAGAAAAACGTCATCAAATTTTAACGCGTCTTCGAGATGAAAACCCCAACCCAACAACCGAATTAGAATTTACTACGCCGTTTGAGTTGCTTATAGCGGTTTTACTCAGTGCGCAAGCCACCGACGTTAGTGTTAACAAGGCAACGCGTAAACTCTATCCTGTCGCCAATACACCTCAAGCTATTCTTGATTTAGGCGTTGATGGATTAAAAGAATATATAAAAACAATTGGGCTGTTTAATTCAAAAGCCGAAAACACCATCAAGACCTGTCAGATGTTAGTCGACTTGCATGACTCGCAAGTACCAGAGGACCGTGCAGCCCTTGAAGCCCTTCCAGGCGTTGGAAGGAAAACCGCTAATGTCGTATTAAATACTGCGTTTGGTTGGCTAAAAGATAATGAAGGTAGATACTTTTTAGCAGTAGATACTCACATCCAACGCCTTGCAAACCGCACTGGTTATGCCAAAGGCAAAACGGTCGAACAAACAGAACAAGCAATAATAAAGAACACGCCTAACAAAACAGAATTTATGTTTAATTTACACCATTGGTTTATTCTTCACGGCCGATATATCTGTACAGCAAGAAAACCCAAGTGTGGTGCTTGTATTATTGAGGACTTGTGTGAGTTTAAAGATAAAGTTGAATAG
- a CDS encoding electron transport complex subunit E produces the protein MTSEWKEIVRNGLWTNNPALVQLLGLCPLLAVTNTFINALGLGIATLLVLVVSNLTISLVKQWVTKEIRIPVFIMIIASFVTIIQLLMNAYTFGLYVSLGIFIPLIVTNCAIIGRAEAFASKNGPVESSLDGLMMGLGFTAILLFLGGAREILGQGTLFDGAHLLFGEWAKGMTVQIFEFEQQFLLAILPPGAFIGMGLIIAIKNVIDAKQAANQKSKETKKVERARVTTVSN, from the coding sequence ATGACAAGTGAATGGAAAGAAATCGTTCGTAATGGTCTCTGGACAAACAACCCAGCACTGGTTCAGCTTCTAGGCTTATGCCCTTTATTAGCCGTCACGAATACGTTCATCAATGCGCTTGGCCTTGGCATAGCAACGTTACTCGTCTTAGTCGTTTCAAACTTAACTATTTCCCTTGTTAAGCAGTGGGTTACCAAGGAAATACGAATTCCAGTCTTCATCATGATCATTGCGTCATTTGTTACCATCATTCAATTATTAATGAATGCCTACACCTTTGGCCTTTATGTGTCGTTAGGTATTTTCATCCCATTAATTGTAACCAACTGCGCCATTATTGGTCGAGCAGAAGCCTTTGCTTCAAAAAATGGGCCTGTAGAATCGTCATTAGACGGTTTAATGATGGGACTAGGTTTCACTGCTATTCTTCTGTTTCTTGGCGGAGCTCGCGAGATTTTGGGACAAGGTACGTTATTTGATGGCGCTCATCTTCTATTTGGTGAATGGGCCAAAGGTATGACAGTACAAATATTCGAATTTGAACAGCAATTTTTATTAGCTATTTTGCCGCCAGGAGCGTTTATTGGGATGGGCTTAATTATTGCGATAAAGAATGTTATTGATGCGAAACAAGCTGCAAATCAAAAATCAAAAGAAACCAAAAAAGTAGAGCGTGCTCGAGTCACAACGGTAAGCAACTAA
- the rsxG gene encoding electron transport complex subunit RsxG, giving the protein MTENNIALIKSKKNALLLTAFAAVCTLFVAVTHIITAPVIEEQKQQDILRKLTQVLNQDKFDNNPLENCTSINDASITGINKPSKVYRATLNDEPYALIFQTQTKQGYNGRIEVMVAINATGEVQGVRSIAHQETPGLGDKIELEKSNWVLDFNGKTVKSESDSKWFVKKDGGQFDQFTGATITPRAIVNQLRQSIFNTSQQFDDIFSLPNECVSIEVKN; this is encoded by the coding sequence ATGACAGAAAATAATATTGCTCTTATAAAAAGTAAAAAAAACGCATTGCTTCTCACTGCTTTTGCAGCTGTTTGTACATTATTTGTTGCGGTTACCCACATCATTACCGCGCCAGTTATAGAAGAGCAAAAGCAACAAGATATTCTACGAAAGCTAACCCAAGTTTTGAACCAAGACAAATTTGATAATAACCCTTTAGAAAACTGTACATCAATCAACGACGCGAGTATTACTGGGATAAATAAGCCGTCCAAGGTCTACCGAGCTACATTAAATGACGAGCCGTACGCTCTTATATTTCAAACCCAAACAAAACAAGGTTACAACGGCCGTATTGAAGTGATGGTCGCTATAAATGCCACCGGCGAAGTACAAGGCGTCCGCTCCATAGCTCACCAAGAGACTCCTGGGCTTGGCGATAAAATTGAACTAGAAAAATCAAATTGGGTGCTCGACTTCAACGGTAAAACCGTAAAAAGTGAATCTGATTCAAAATGGTTCGTGAAAAAAGATGGCGGTCAGTTTGATCAATTTACTGGTGCGACAATTACCCCTAGGGCAATCGTCAATCAGTTACGTCAAAGCATATTCAATACATCACAACAATTTGATGATATTTTTTCGTTGCCAAATGAGTGCGTATCCATTGAGGTGAAAAACTAA
- the rsxD gene encoding electron transport complex subunit RsxD, whose protein sequence is MTIFSSMFKSSPHGAMGMTTNQVMRMVSYATIPGFIAQLYFYGWGSLVQLVLCIVVAVLSEAIVLSLREKRIRRTLSDGSAVLTGVLLALSIPPLAPWWISVIGVAFAIIIVKQLYGGLGFNLFNPAMAGYVVLLISFPVAMTSWQPIQPLLLHSLSLADTAWVIFTGFSFEGYNLQQLSMLADGTTMATPLDQFKTSLAQQQTVSEVLALPIYGEYGGVGSQWVNAAYLLGGLLLLKQGIIRWHIPLSILITLFLLSFISSAVGADSTYPPVQQLFTGATMLGAFFIATDPVSASTTAKGRLVFGAIIGALIFIIRQWGGYPDGVAFAVLLANMCVPLIDHYTQPTVYGHKR, encoded by the coding sequence ATGACTATATTTTCTAGCATGTTTAAAAGCTCACCACACGGTGCCATGGGAATGACAACAAACCAGGTCATGCGAATGGTGAGTTATGCCACGATTCCTGGGTTTATCGCTCAATTATATTTTTATGGTTGGGGCTCACTTGTTCAACTTGTACTGTGTATTGTGGTAGCCGTACTTAGTGAAGCTATTGTTTTAAGCCTACGAGAAAAAAGAATTCGTCGTACACTATCCGATGGTTCAGCGGTATTAACAGGCGTGTTACTAGCACTTAGTATTCCGCCTTTAGCACCTTGGTGGATAAGTGTGATTGGTGTCGCCTTCGCTATTATCATTGTAAAACAACTATATGGCGGATTAGGCTTTAACCTTTTCAACCCTGCGATGGCGGGCTATGTTGTACTGCTTATCTCTTTTCCTGTTGCTATGACGAGTTGGCAACCTATTCAGCCACTGTTACTGCACTCATTGTCTCTTGCTGATACTGCTTGGGTCATCTTTACCGGTTTTAGTTTTGAAGGTTATAACCTTCAGCAACTTAGCATGTTGGCAGATGGCACCACAATGGCTACTCCACTTGATCAATTTAAAACATCATTGGCACAGCAACAAACCGTATCTGAGGTGTTAGCATTACCAATTTATGGTGAATATGGAGGAGTCGGATCACAGTGGGTAAACGCCGCATATTTACTAGGTGGGTTATTACTGCTTAAACAAGGCATTATTCGTTGGCATATTCCACTTTCCATTCTCATTACGCTGTTTTTGCTATCTTTTATTTCATCTGCCGTTGGCGCAGACAGCACCTACCCGCCTGTACAACAGTTGTTTACTGGCGCAACAATGCTGGGAGCATTTTTTATTGCAACGGATCCTGTTTCGGCTTCTACCACTGCTAAAGGCCGGCTTGTTTTTGGTGCCATAATAGGCGCGCTTATATTTATTATTCGTCAATGGGGTGGATATCCGGATGGCGTGGCCTTTGCTGTTTTACTTGCAAATATGTGTGTTCCGTTGATTGACCATTACACGCAACCGACGGTTTACGGCCATAAGAGGTAA